Below is a genomic region from Thermoleophilum album.
TCGAGCAGCTCCTCCGGGCGCTCATGAGTTGCCATCAGGAGCCTCCGTGGGAAGGAGAACCGGCCGACCGGCTCGTTGCGGTTCCGGGGGGCGTGCCCTCGAGGACGCCCACGAACTCCGCAAGCACGCTGAGGTCGTCGGGCGCGTCGACGACGATTGGCTTGTAGTCGAGGTTGGTGGGTTCGAGGACGATGCGGGTGTGGTGCCAGGAGCCGTCGGGGCTGTAGGTCTTCTCGCTGCGGTAGCGCTTGACGGTGTAGCTGCCGCCCGTGTCGGTGCCGCCCGTGTCGGGGTCCGTGATCTCCCGGTGCTGGACGAGGACGACCTTACCGTCGCGGGTCCCGCCCCCGTAGCGGCGGAAGAGGCACCAGGAGCCGTCGGGGATGAGGGGCTCCATGGAGCGGCCGACCACCTGCGCCACGAACATGCCGGGCGAGAGCGTGCGGCCCGGGAGTGACACCCAGCCTAGGGGCTCGGGGACCTGGGTCTCGCTGAAGCCGCCGGCGGCGGCGGCCAGGTCATAGACGGGGACGTAGGTGCG
It encodes:
- a CDS encoding S24 family peptidase, giving the protein RANLRRLVKRVLRKHGYPPDKQEQATLTVLEQAELFGAEWAEQAAPGPVATAVAPRPALHLIPNPPEAERFRTYVPVYDLAAAAGGFSETQVPEPLGWVSLPGRTLSPGMFVAQVVGRSMEPLIPDGSWCLFRRYGGGTRDGKVVLVQHREITDPDTGGTDTGGSYTVKRYRSEKTYSPDGSWHHTRIVLEPTNLDYKPIVVDAPDDLSVLAEFVGVLEGTPPGTATSRSAGSPSHGGS